The Dysidea avara chromosome 13, odDysAvar1.4, whole genome shotgun sequence genome includes a region encoding these proteins:
- the LOC136243392 gene encoding uncharacterized protein, producing the protein MLEDVRAFKDLFFQSDPYKRPVENNWNNFKDMIFEMTNRHVPSRMVKNRKEAPWLNREIKRKISKRRRLYNKAKATQNENDWKAYRKLRNEVNSLVDKAHNNYCKYLFDDSHCNNRKRFWSLIKNLKKDHPNVTTLESNDSLLTSSVDIANAFNDQFYTFFTDEDNETPNLDIPTYPICDHIIFSTEGIENLLQQLDTSKAPGPDGIPTQILKLCRAEIAPILQKLSHYGIQGDLHQWIKAWLTQRKQRVVLNNVTSRFVPVKSGVPQGTVLGPLMFLLYINDISTNINSSIRLFADDCIIYRIIDSEEDNSILQQDLNKVFHWAKTWQMKLNVENSGTEESASISRGHIPPINVLVPPHRSSLRQSN; encoded by the exons ATGCTAGAAGATGTTAGAGCTTTTAAAGACCTGTTCTTCCAGAGTGATCCCTACAAAAGACCTGTTGAAAATAACTGGAATAATTTCAAAGATATGATTTTTGAAATGACGAACAGGCACGTTCCATCAAGAATGGTCAAGAATCGCAAAGAAGCTCCATGGCTAAATCGAGAAATTAAACGTAAGATATCTAAAAGGCGTAGATTGTACAACAAAGCTAAGGCTACACAAAATGAAAACGACTGGAAAGCGTACAGGAAGCTAAGGAACGAAGTTAACAGTTTAGTTGATAAAGCTCATAACAATTACTGTAAATACCTATTTGACGACTCCCACTGCAACAACAGAAAACGATTTTGGTCATTAATCAAGAACTTAAAGAAAGACCATCCAAACGTTACCACCTTAGAAAGTAATGACTCCCTGCTTACTTCTTCTGTTGACATTGCTAATGCATTTAATGATCAGTTCTACACTTTTTTTACTGACGAAGATAACGAAACTCCAAATCTGGACATTCCTACGTATCCCATTTGTGACCACATTATATTTTCAACCGAAGGAATTGAAAACTTACTTCAACAATTGGATACTAGCAAGGCTCCAGGTCCTGATGGGATTCCTACGCAAATACTGAAATTATGCAGAGCTGAAATTGCACCTATACTCCAG AAACTATCACACTATGGAATACAAGGAGACCTTCATCAATGGATTAAGGCTTGGCTAACACAACGCAAACAAAGAGTAGTGCTAAATAATGTAACTTCCAGGTTTGTTCCAGTAAAGtcaggtgtcccacaaggcACTGTACTTGGGCCATTAATGTTCCTActttacatcaatgacataTCTACAAATATCAACTCCTCGATTCGTCTCTTTGCCGATGActgtattatttacagaattattgaTTCAGAAGAAGACAATAGTATCCTACAACAAGATCTAAATAAAGTCTTCCACTGGGCTAAAACTTGGCAAATGAAACTAAATGTTGAAA
- the LOC136243393 gene encoding uncharacterized protein, with product MAFVRRLLRVLVKRLNTTLAVAQRIVRFLLSTFRHIRSRREMWSVAETLLRSLIPEVVEGSTHRTVEERDELGVTSNIFGEEINTKEGMESLSSNPIGVDHETDDEKDVTVMSSSHCLMITGKFSISMLSTIMETSEEDDTDKDSETSSTETFDLNDANVFRGVDSSGLYYLSDPRSLSNSSSLSDISSVSDLSSLIEVSSLSDVSCLSNVSSLCEVNSLSEVSCLSKVSSLCEVSSLSTVNCLNKVNSLCEVNSLSEVSFLSKVSSLCEVSSLSEVSSLSKVSSLCEVSSLSEVSSLSKMSSLSKVSSLCEVSSLSEVSSLSEVSSLSEVSSLSEVSSLSEVSSLSEVSSLSEVSSLSEVSSLSEVSSLSEVSSLSEVSSLSEVSSLSEVSSLSEVSSLSEVSSLSEVSSLSEVSCKMSSLSEVSCEVSSLTGVNSLSDMSFLVNKMIHNLFPVDRIHSKQLLADSPSMANKAINSSCDTNAN from the exons ATGGCGTTTGTTCGCAGACTGTTACGAGTATTGGTAAAGCGACTTAATACTACACTGGCTGTTGCCCAGCGCATAGTCAGGTTTCTTCTATCAACGTTTCGTCACATCCGATCCAGGAGGGAGATGTGGAGCGTCGCCGAGACACTACTAAGGAGCCTTATTCCGGAAGTAGTAGAAGGGAGCACCCACAGAACGGTGGAGGAGCGGGACGAATTGGGAGTAACCAGCAACATATTTGGAGAAGAAATAAACACCAAAGAAGGAATGGAAAGTTTGTCATCAAATCCCATCGGAGTTGATCATGAGACTGATGACGAGAAGGACGTGACTGTGATGAGCTCTTCACATTGCTTGATGATTACAGGTAAGTTTTCCATTTCAATGCTGTCCACTATTATGGAAACAAGTGAAGAAGATGACACAGACAAG GACTCAGAAACAAGTTCTACTGAAACGTTTGATCTGAATGATGCAAATGTGTTTAGAGGTGTGGATTCAAGTGGTTTATATTATTTGAGCGATCCAAGATCACTGAGTAATTCAAGCTCTTTAAGTGATATAAGTTCTGTAAGTGACCTGAGTTCTCTGATTGAAGTGAGTTCTCTAAGTGATGTGAGCTGTCTGAGTAATGTCAGCTCTCTTTGTGAAGTGAACTCACTGAGCGAAGTGAGCTGTCTGAGCAAAGTGAGTTCTCTCTGTGAAGTGAGCTCACTGAGCACAGTGAATTGTCTGAACAAAGTGAATTCTCTCTGTGAAGTGAACTCACTGAGTGAAGTGAGCTTCCTGAGCAAAGTGAGTTCTCTTTGTGAAGTGAGCTCACTGAGTGAAGTGAGCTCCCTGAGCAAAGTGAGTTCTCTTTGTGAAGTGAGCTCTCTGAGTGAAGTGAGTTCTCTAAGCAAAATGAGTTCTCTGAGCAAAGTGAGTTCTCTTTGTGAAGTGAGCTCTCTGAGTGAAGTGAGCTCCCTGAGTGAAGTGAGCTCCCTGAGTGAAGTGAGCTCCCTGAGTGAAGTGAGCTCCCTGAGTGAAGTGAGCTCCCTGAGTGAAGTGAGCTCCCTGAGTGAAGTGAGCTCCCTGAGTGAAGTGAGCTCCCTGAGTGAAGTGAGCTCCCTGAGTGAAGTGAGCTCCCTGAGTGAAGTGAGCTCCCTGAGTGAAGTGAGCTCCCTGAGTGAAGTGAGCTCCCTGAGTGAAGTGAGCTCCCTGAGTGAAGTGAGCTCCCTGAGTGAAGTGAGCTCCCTGAGTGAAGTGAGTTGCAAAATGAGCTCTCTGAGTGAAGTGAGTTGCGAAGTGAGCTCTCTGACTGGTGTAAACTCGCTGAGTGACATGAGCTTTCTGGTTAAT aaaatgatccataacttgtTCCCAGTTGATCGTATTCACTCCAAACAACTGCTGGCTGATTCGCCATCAATGGCGAATAAGGCCATAAATAGCTCATGTGATACAAATGCTAATTAA